The following are encoded together in the Monodelphis domestica isolate mMonDom1 chromosome 5, mMonDom1.pri, whole genome shotgun sequence genome:
- the LOC130454637 gene encoding LOW QUALITY PROTEIN: glucocorticoid modulatory element-binding protein 1-like (The sequence of the model RefSeq protein was modified relative to this genomic sequence to represent the inferred CDS: inserted 2 bases in 1 codon): MEIACPITCGENKAILLWEKFVCPGVHVKCIKFNDQLVSPKHFVHLAGKSTLKDWKRAIRLGGIPLRKMMDSGQIDFYQHDKVCSRNCRSPKYDLLIKRALVPGQQTGVVPKLTLADGGGMFPVAEEVRGGLPTPPSDGHLAGGVTQMDTSEENMEEAVTMATEEISEDTLLFWKGIANVGLMNKVICSIQNEIMEVLRGIQQRLLQAPFQVRDAAVLNNVAHTFGLMDTVKRVLDNRRSQTKQGEEHFLYTLTDLQRQLEEQKKQGHNRRLKSQTDQNVVLMPMNIPKPPKRPRPQSPDSTTVLSSLPIAMAPGGLSQGSSPVTVHTLPSGSQLFRYATVVSSTQTSSPASVTIQPSSSLMLLSSAATEDGGALGNMATGLSPVELAAMECGLIPALESTSEAGQTIHWGSSYPDPEAEEPRGKLXHPEEKLVAETEEHRLQVHNVEIVVLKV, encoded by the exons ATGGAAATTGCTTGTCCTATCACGTGTGGGGAGAACAAAGCCATCCTGCTGTGGGAGAAGTTTGTATGTCCAGGAGTTCACGTGAAGTGTATCAAGTTCAATGATCAGTTGGTCAGTCCCAAGCATTTTGTTCATCTGGCTGGCAAGTCCACCCTGAAGGACTGGAAGAGAGCCATTCGCCTGGGTGGGATCCCGCTGAGGAAAATGATGGACTCTGGCCAGATAGACTTCTACCAGCATGACAAGGTTTGCTCCCGTAACTGCAGATCCCCCAAGTATGACCTCTTGATCAAAAGAGCCCTTGTGCCAGGGCAGCAGACAGGTGTGGTGCCAAAGCTTACTTTGGCTGATGGTGGGGGGATGTTCCCAGTGGCCGAGGAAGTGAGGGGGGGCCTCCCGACCCCTCCCTCTGATGGACATCTGGCAGGGGGAGTCACACAGATGGACACTTCAGAGGAGAATATGGAGGAGGCTGTCACCATGGCCACTGAGGAGATTTCAGAGGACACCCTGCTGTTCTGGAAGGGCATAGCCAATGTGGGGCTCATGAACAAGGTGATCTGCAGCATTCAGAATGAAATAATGGAGGTGCTCAGGGGTATTCAGCAACGGCTCCTTCAGGCCCCCTTTCAGGTGAGAGACGCTGCTGTCCTTAACAATGTAGCCCATACCTTTGGCCTGATGGACACGGTCAAGAGAGTTTTGGACAACAGGAGGAGTCAGACAAAGCAAGGAGAAGAGCATTTTCTCTACACTCTTACAGACCTACAACGCCAGCTGGAGGAGCAGAAGAAGCAGGGCCACAACCGTAGGCTGAAGTCTCAGACAGATCAGAATGTGGTTCTGATGCCTATGAACATCCCCAAGCCACCCAAGAGGCCTCGTCCCCAGAGCCCAGATTCCACCACCGTCCTGAGCTCCTTGCCCATTGCCATGGCCCCAGGGGGCCTCAGCCAGGGCTCCAGCCCTGTGACTGTCCACACCCTGCCTTCTGGCTCCCAGCTCTTCCGCTATGCCACCGTTGTCTCTTCCACCCAGACCAGCTCTCCTGCCTCAGTGACCATCCAGCCCTCCTCCAGCCTGATGCTGCTGAGCTCAGCTGCCACGGAGGATGGTGGGGCTTTGGGCAACATGGCCACAGGGCTGAGCCCTGTGGAGCTGGCAGCGATGGAGTGCGGCCTCATCCCGGCCCTGGAGAGCACTTCTGAGGCTGGACAGACCATCCATTGGGGTTCATCCTACCCAGACCCTGAGGCTGAGGAGCCGAGGGGAAAGCT TCATCCTGAGGAGAAGCTTGTGGCAGAGACGGAGGAGCATCGGCTTCAAGTTCACAACGTGGAGATTGTGGTGCTCAAGGTTTAA